In Oreochromis aureus strain Israel breed Guangdong linkage group 6, ZZ_aureus, whole genome shotgun sequence, the genomic window TTAATGAACAAATAGGTGAGCGTGAGCATCACAGTGTGCCCACTGTAAAGAAAGTCTCCACACAGGAGATGGGAGTTTGTAATGGAAAGCCCTCCACCTGACATCAGCCGCAGGACTCGCTGAATTTTTGCATGGGAGTCTCCGTGAAGCTGATGATGTAATGAGAGGGATAAACACAGGATCAGAGGCAACACTGAGACAGAGGAATTATTTTCACtgcaaaataaatgtgaaatgGATTTTAAAAATAAGCTAATCTTCACATTTGAGAATCTAGAAAAAGAgagttattattagtattaataTATGCTCACTATTCACTATGTTAGGTACACATGTTCAGTTGCTCGTTAACGTCAATGTATAATCTTCTAATGACATAGAGGCAACCCAGTGCATTTAGCCATAGACATGTttaagacaacctgctgaagttcaaactgagcatcagaatggggaagaaaggtgattaaaTGATAGGACTAAATGGCGtggtctgagtattttagaaaTTGCTGATCTACTGGAATTTTTCCACACAACTATCTATaggatttttctgaaaatgggaggagaatggccagactgcttctaGCTAATAGTAACTTAAATAACCGCCTTCTACAACCAAAGACTGCAAATGAGCATCTCCGAACGCACAACAACTTGATTGGCTACTGCGCTAAAGACCATTGTTCTCGTAGTGCTGTAGCTCATCCTGTTTGtaacaacaggaaactgagactacagaagattggaaaactCTTGCCTAGTCTGTGAGTCTAAATTTCTCAGATAGTAGGTTCAGAATTTGGCGTAAGCAACAAGAAAATATGGATCCATCTTGCCTTTTTTTAACgattcaggctgctgctggcacacttttcttggcacactttgtgGCCCTTAGTACCAGCATTTAACCACCACAGCCTACCCgggtattgttgctgaccatgtccacccCTTTATGTAACATGCCACGTCACAAGGCTCAAACAATTTCAAACTGATCTCTTGAACATGACTAATGACTtgctccacagtcaccagatctcaatccagtagagtacctttgggatgtggcgGAACACAAGATTCACAAATCTGCAGCATCTGTGTGAGGTTATCTAGTCCATGTGGACGAAACTctgtgaggaatgtttccagcaccaaAGGCAAAACAGGGTCCAACCTGATACTAGCTAGGTGTACCCAACAAAGTTACCAATGAGAGTATATTTTCTGATGGATAAAAtacagggttcgtacgcttttttcagggtcaaattcaagcactttttaagcactttcaagatccgtttttaagcttttccagtACCCCCCCGCCGCACCGCCCcgcccaaaaaaaaaagagaatgcatgtttcaatttgcatcacctcagtaagaccatgtgaaaagacACCTTAGCTCCCCTTTTGTTAGGACATAGAAAAACgcaccacacaaaaatactgcaaaaggaacGGTCACCTTATATACTtagtgtataaactcaaaatgcacatttcacttaaaaattaagatgtgcaaatgtgaacaaatcaacttgttagagatattcttctcctgttgaaaaaagaaaaacgaaaaataaagaaataagtctagatattgatgcttctttcctgtgcgacaaaaaaataggagacagatgtttgtttgttttttaagttatttcccaataaaactgttttattgctaactacattgctgtctgtattattcctgaagtcctaaatgatcacctttaaagtgtttgtgctaataacatcaagtcagacaggcatggagaacagcactgactgtttaagtagtttaatgtgtaggatggcgataaacacattttgaatgaaagccggggaaccttggtagcacagaaacaagtggctattctttgtgaccatatggatcactcatattaccattatttcacccaaaggcaccaaATTAATATGCCAAAAAGCTGcagtaatacacacaaatataaacagtacttggtgacaactttgcttttacCCGTTAACCCTCTggtgtccagggtataattggccgtttttgcttacttttgatttggcctctatatttcaccattaaaaactgtttatcttgccaatctgttattatctcattttgacataatgtgtcagcacaatttatctaaattcagacaaaatataaaatacaagtagaaagtgatatttttgactgtaaaaaccacaagcatgtttaaggaatcattttcataacttgaaatgcaaatagaaattggacatttttaaaaaatatgaacaagttttgcaaacaacaaagttatatggtactatttacctaaaaatgcagccaaggctcagacgttttttagataaccattcaaaactatttacagaacaatcagctgtgctgcatcaaataagaaggcacacaaattatttatgcaactccaaaaaatagttagtgtccactataacacagatgagaacagcacagggataaacctgcaggtctgacagcaggtgtgtcactcagcgtttacactgcaatctgcctttggtggcttttttgcagcaactgtaacattcactagtagaactgacacacaaaacaaaacgactacacactaactacacaagacaacacactaacttgagactccaaacacgataaacgtcacaaatctctctctctctttatcgctctctctcttccctctcttcccaaacaaccaaataccacatgttgccgtatcattttttgattggtcgacatggtacatttttccaccaataggcaaggagtgtttttttcttttttcactcacaagcaaagcgtgttttgctagcgctctccataaaaaacgccgtttttaccgtttcttcccggagtaaacgccactgttttattcagaatatacccccccaaaaatcatcggttttacgtgacctatcaacacaatttaaaaactggtatatagtttgaagtccgcacgttcgacccaagttgaaatggagactctgggtccctcgaccccagagggttaatcagaaagccttaagttagctagttatgtatcgggctaatgtttaaagctttcacttgagtaaattaactcatattactcCTAAGTAATATGAgttaagttcacagcatattccgtaatagcgctgccatactgcatcactctcagtgcatttcaatcatttctccagcgagtttgacagctagcaaaataataatcatattttttttttaaaaaatagcatgtgtaacgtacgcgtactggaaaattatttactaggacttACCTATCATGCGACCAGAGagcgcaaactccgccattgttgtcttccatcattaaaaacattaaaagcattaaaacagcaacctacaggtatgttagcgcactcatccccgactgtccgagggaggggcggggtcacatattgaaacagacgcaaggcagcccaggcggggaaattttgcttttgctttttgcaactcattttatttctctatctgataagaaaacaattcaatcagatagctatttattgtgaatgaaatgcagttacattttcaagcacttttaagcaccacatctgaaattcaagcactttccaAACCTTGAAAAGAGGACTTTAGAATTCAAGCACTTTccaggatttcaagcacccgtacgaaccctgaaAATATTGGATAAATTCTCCAAAACCAACCCAAGCAAACGCACTTAACTGATCATCACAAACATTGGCTATTCTCCATTGGAGACCTGTCAATCACTATCAGGCAATAAAGTATCATCAACCACacctaaataaatacaaaaatgtaaatttgatTTTTCTGTTAGACCTGCTGCTCAAGTTATGCAGGATGTTTCCCTTCCTACAGACAGCTGACAGCTTTGACACTCAATCCACAACATTCCCAATTCTTAAGAAAAGAACAACTACTAAATTGTCTAACCTGCAAACCTTTTTGCAGTATCCAACCTAAACGACTGCCAGGAGCAGATGTTTTTGTTCAGACACTAATGCACCTCAGTATTGTTGATGTCCCAAGGCAATAAAAAGCTAaaatgacttcttttttttatagctGCTTTTCCAGAGTGTCTGTGCAAGACAACTAGTCCCAGAGCGCATCAGAGTGCACAGGCGAGAAATGACGAGTAACACTCTGATGTTTGCATGCTTCTTACCTTCGGAGCGCAGGTCATGTGCATGCCAGGTACAGGCAAGGTGGTAATATACATAGTGACACAGCGGTACAAATACAGGGTGCCAATGAGGAAGAAGAACCGTCTACACGCTATTGACCTACAAGAATAGAGTGTAACACAGAGGGATAAATGATGGTGTCTGCGTGATACatacagtttttacagtcactgGGATTAATTGTGAAAAGGTAAACTTCActgataaaaaatgaaaaatctatCAGAGTATACAAAATGCTGATGACTGGAGGCAATTTAACTCCGTATGATCAGTCAACGCATCAAATATGATAGCTCCTGTTCAGCCAATTGAACTGAGGTTAAGCCGTGACGGTAAAACTTGTGATTTTACTTGCACTGTCAATTTAATTATGTCTTAGTTCCCACAAGTAATTTCATGTAGAAGACTACATGATGTAAATTCATCATTTTTCACCTGCTTTAAAATGATTATAGCCTGGTACTCAGCCTGTACTCAGTTTTAAATAACAAAGACTGCTTTCTAAATGAACAGCCATACAAGAGGACAGTCCAGTGTAGAAAAGGCCGGAAAATGATTTTGATTTGATCAGAAGGCTCAGTAATATGATGAACTTCCTGAGTTCATCACACATGCAGACGCGCAGATCACTGACAAGTTTCAGTGGTTAGTTATCACATGCAGTATACGCAGCAATCATGAACAAattgaaaagagaaaacaaagaaaagaaaacaacatacAGGTAATGCTGTTGGTTCTTACTTGTATCTAAAGAAGAACAGCTGTATCAACCAAATGGTCAGCAGTACCATCCCATTGATCTCTGTTACTGTAAATGCCCAATTGACTCTGTCAACATAGTCAAAGAACTtatcagggaggggcgggctGCTTTCTTTGGGTGGAACCCTCTCGTGGACCACTGTGATTACAACTGTTGTCAGGACCAAATTAAAACCAGCATAAAAGAAAGCGATTATTGTCTTCCACCACTCCATAGGCAGACGATTGACCTTGGACTCCGGCAGGGAGATCTTCACGTAATCATTATGCCTGCCTATGCCTTTCCGAAAGCCCCTCTTTGTATCCTCTCCACCCGCTGCATGGACGGGGCAAGTTTTACCGCCGCTGGGCACGGCGGCAGCCTCCATTCCTGGGTTCGTATTATCAACGGCTGAGTCTCTCGCATCCACAAGCTCCTGTGATGCCATGGGTGCCTGCACTGTCCATGCACAGACAATGTGGCTCTGGGCTGAGGCTTTATAGCTGTgatgagagaaaacaaaaggattacACTGACAAGCGGTTAGGTTTGGAAAGTGTGCGCAACTGTCATTTGTACAAGGTAGAAAAGTACAAACAAGTAACGAGAAAACACTCGGGTTTACGTTTATTTTTGCTCTTCCTTATTTTAGGAGTAATCAATGAAGACATGAAGGTTTTATTGACACAAAGTCTTGGATTCCACAGGAGAAAACGTCCATTTTAATCTTGAAAAGCTATTTTGGAGTTTGTGACACAAAGCCAAATGTGGTTGTATGAGTTAATGCTGTGAGTTATACTTTCCATTTATTGGACATTCACCAGAAGCACTCAGGCAGTTTTCTGTTTGGACATTCAATCATCCTCTTTTTTTAGTACTTCCAAAGTCTTTCCATTACACtgctgtagattttttttttctcagcgaGCAACTGCTACGGTCATTCCAGTCAGTGTATGGTCAAACATCAccttgttgtttgcaaaactggAGAAGAGTTAGTGAAGTGTTTGTTGTTGGGCTATTTTCACTTAATGACTGTGAGAGTACACTACAGCACTGATCATCTTCATCCTTTGACATCCAAACGGTAACAACTCCTTTAATGGACGTGGAGATTATTGCAATCAGCCCTGAAATGCATCACAATAAAAGCCATCTGGGATACATACATGATGTTATGTTTACTTAGAAACCTATCAGTAGGATAAAACATGGGATAGAAATAGAGCGTGGCTAGATACACGAGGCCTACCGAACGTATCAGTTTCCTCAGATCAATTTTGAGGAAAACATTACTGCTGGAGAGAAAGCATTAGAGCAGAATGCCCTCTGACTAACCCACACAggattcagtctgtgttatgtaaCTGATGGAGGTCTGAAGAACACAAAGTCTAACAGGCTTTAATGGTTTATAATAAAGGGTTATAGTGGGATTTAacagttggggggggggggtaagtTCTGGTGTTGGTGTGCAGCACAAAAAAGTCACATAAAAATCTATATTatgagctccagtagatttgTGATCTTCATGGACCGGCTTTGGTCAGCTGACttctctttgtggatttagccAACTGGATGCTGCTCTACATAAGCAGATGTTACCTGAGCTATCACAGCTGCTTTCCAGCCCCTAGCTGGTGTAAAGCTAGCATAAATGTGGAATTTGGCAAGTCTCAGTAAAGAATATCATCTGCTTAAATTCAAAGGATTAAAGTCCTGCTAGAAGTAAGCGCtattaaaacaaagcatccacatttaaagtttaaacaCAGTTATTCACTTACAGCTAAATTTACTGTCATTTCAGTGGTTAACTGGAACATAAAACAACATGCCTTGAAAAAACTTTCACCCTCTGGAAGTCATATTTTTCCACCATCTTTGGTTCTTAAAAAATTCTCCCATATATTTCAGCTCGGAATTCTTTCAGTGCCGTTTCTTTCTCCCTCACAATATGTCAGCTGCTACCCAGGACCTAAGATAGCAGCATCCACAAATATAAGAGTCCAGAGTCCATCACGGTTATGCAAACTACCCAGTTTAGTCTGTGGTCATTGTCCTGGATTAacatttcatgtgttttttatcatttaactGCATTTTTCAGTGTGAAATATCCAAGTCACGTTGGCGACACACGATGTATGAATTCACCGCCTGATTAAAGCCAGAATTTCAATGACACAGTGACTCATCTGGTTCATGATCTGTCACACTTCACAGGATATTGTAATGTGTGAAGTACAGAAAGGAAGTTATAAGTTTCTTTGTCATTGGCTGGTTGTACTGCACAAACTAATGACGATTAAAAGCCGCTGAGAGGTCAAGGAGACTCGCTCACTGCTCCTCAGACAGATAAACTAAATTGAACTTTACATGTAAAGTTAATTAGCCACAGTAGCACTATAATTTCCCCGGATCACTCATTACCTCCCCTGTTCTCTctttcttgcattttttttttctaagtgaAGTCAACTCTACCTTTAGCCATATGGCCTGTCTGGTGATATTCACTAAACACTGCACTAAAAATAACCTGCAACTTAAAATGTGGACTCTGGACAAGATCAACAGGAGAAAGCAAACGTTATAAGACCATTATAAGGCTTTATGTATCTTTTGGTTAGGTATAATGTAAGATGTGATTCACTGAATCATTTAGAGGCAGTCTCAAGTGTCAATAAACAACAATGTAAACACATGAAATGTTGTTCTTCTTGTTAAGACAATGAAAGTCGAGTTTGCAGTTCAGAGTTGTTGGACGATAATGGTTTTATGTTTCCTACACGACTGTACTATATACACTGCACACGGGTGTCAGCGGACCCGTTTTCCTGTCCCCTTCCCTCCCCAGTGTACCAAGGACAGTATTTTCCCACTGGCCAGAGCACCAGTACACTCATGGGATGGGTGGTGATGGAAACCTGGCATAAAAAAACTATTCCACATGGTCACAAGCCATGATGGATAACTTGGCCGCCAGTACTCACCCAAGCTATTTCAAGACAAGTCACTCAGTTGCCTCAAAGGCTGTATTTTACTCCAGGGGAACCAGGGTTTCAACTCCATTTTGGGCCCGTGGTAATGATATGCTTGTCTTGCTGTcccctcatttctgtctgtgcATCATGTAGCTAGCCTTCATTAAAGGAAAGCGGCTGCCCTGCCTTGTAGGAAGGGATGAGATCAGGGAGTTAACTTTATGTTATGAAGTTACTAAAACCAGCTAGGTTTCTCTTTGTTCAGAAGTAAAGCATTTTTGGAGTTTTAGCATTACTGTTTCAGGGCGTtaacacaaaatacaaaaatgtgttAAAGAAGTATCTGATATAGTTGCGATTTTGTCATGATCTGTGTGTAGTAGTAATCTatgataaaaaaagaagaaatgtccAGATAGGTTTGCAATGATAGGAAAAAAGCTAATAATTCACACAGGAGTCACTACAGCAAGCTCTACATattatatttgttgtttttattttcatgccaGTTGCCCTTCTTGATGAAATTCCCAAGGTATTTGCTGatgtataatgacaataaaaacaacaataacaatacagcaataataattaatattaacaTAAGTTAGTACTGGTAGAGTGAATAGTAAGTAttcattgctttattttaggAAGAGTAGATATGCTACAGACTCAGAGTGAAGATACAACACTGGAAGTCAAATAAATACTGCCATCAACATCGTGCCCAGataaaaacagataaatattATGAGCAAACTGTCCTAATGTTTAAATGCTAGCTCTTTAAGTATTTACTCACTCTCAAATCTCAAGTCTTTGCTGTTCCAGATAAATGGTCCCAAATTGTTAAGTattaatattaacatttatCTGATTGTAAGT contains:
- the sgms2a gene encoding phosphatidylcholine:ceramide cholinephosphotransferase 2 — translated: MASQELVDARDSAVDNTNPGMEAAAVPSGGKTCPVHAAGGEDTKRGFRKGIGRHNDYVKISLPESKVNRLPMEWWKTIIAFFYAGFNLVLTTVVITVVHERVPPKESSPPLPDKFFDYVDRVNWAFTVTEINGMVLLTIWLIQLFFFRYKSIACRRFFFLIGTLYLYRCVTMYITTLPVPGMHMTCAPKLHGDSHAKIQRVLRLMSGGGLSITNSHLLCGDFLYSGHTVMLTLTYLFIKEYSPRSFWWYHLVCWLLSAVGVVCILVAHEHYSVDVVVAYFITSRLFWWYHTMANLQTLKCSPNNYLTNTWWNPLFNFLERNVQTAVPCSYSWPIAWPPSCLKNPCKKYSMVQSTREE